Genomic DNA from Desulfonema ishimotonii:
ATCAAATCCCTGACCTGGCTCTGCGGAGGAATGACATGAGCATGATTTTATCGTTGCGGCGGGTTTCGGACAAAAAAATAGAATCGCTTCTTGTAACCCCCGGGGATATCGTATGGTTTCTCACCGGGGCAGGCCCGCCGGATGAGAGCGACTTTCTGGCAAAACTGCTGGGAGAAGAAAAACCGGATGGGCCACAGGCACCGGGGGCGTGGGTCGGGCCGTCCGGGGATGAAGAGATTGATCTTGACAAAGCGTGGCACGGCATCCACTATCTCCTGACCGGCACGGCATGGGAAGGAAACGGGCCGGAAAATTTCATCATCCTCGGTGGCCGGGAAATCGGAAATGTCGATGTGGGTTACGGCCCTGCCCGTGCTTTCAGCAGCGGGGAAGTGACGCAGATCAGCAGCGCGTTGCACACCGTTTCCGATGCGGATCTCCGAAAAAGATATGCGCCGGAGAAGATGGACGCCCTGGAGATCTACCCGGTCATGTACCGGGAGGAGGGCGAATCGGCCTTTGACGATCTCAGAAGACATTTTCATATGCTGAGGGCGTTTATCGCCAGCACCGAAAAAAAAGACGAAGGCCTGATTCTCTATCTCACCTGATCCGTCTCTGAAGAAGGGAAAATGAACAGAACTGTGACCACTCAGATTGACCCGGAACGATGCATCGGCTGCGGCCTGTGCGTCCGGGTGTGCCCCTCCGGCACCCTTTCCATGCAGGGAGACAGGGCCGTCGTCACCGGCATCCGGTCGCTGGGCTGCGGCCATTGCGCGGCCATATGTCCGGCAGATGCCGTGCGGGTGACGGCCCTTGAAAATGAGAGCCTGGATTTTCAGACCTTTTCGGAAGAGCGGGCGTGGCTTCCCTTTGGCGAATATGACACAGCGCAACTGGTCCGGCTCCTGCGGTCACGCCGCTCCTGCCGGAATTACTCGGACAAACCGGTCTCCCCTGCCCTGCTCGAAGACCTGGTGAGAATCGGCATCACCGCCCCGTCCGGGACCAACAGCCAGAAATGGACCTTTACCCTTCTGCCGACCCGCGATCATGTGATGGCCCTGGGGGAGCGGATCGGCCTCTTTTTCAGAAAGCTGAACCGGCTGGCGGAAAAGCCGTGGCTGCGAAACGGCCTGAAATGGCTGGGCAAAAGCCAGCTGGACGGTTATTACAGAGAATATTATGAATCCGTGCGGGACGCGCTGGCCGAATATGAGAATACCGGCAGAGACCGGCTCTTTCACGGGGCCGCCGCCGCCATTATCGTGGGCGCAGGGCCGGGCGGAAGCTGTCCTGCCGAAGATGCCCTGCTGGCCACCCAGAACATCCTGCTGGGGGCCCACGCCATGGGACTGGGGAGCTGCCTGATCGGCTTTGCCGTGGAAGCCATGAAGAACGACAGGGCCATTGCCCGTTCTGCGGGCATCCCGGATGAAGAATCCGTCTGCGCGGTGATCGCCCTGGGGTGGCCGGATGCGGAATACCGGCGGCTCACCGGGAGAAAGCGTTTTACGCTGAGGTATTCTGAGAAATGACGGCGATCCGATTTTACCGCGTGCAGGACGAATACGGCTGTTTTTCCAACTTTGCCCCGTATCCCATTCATCTGGACGGCAAAACCTGGCCCACGTCCGAGCATTATTTTCAGGCACAGAAATTCCGGGAAACACGGCATCGGGAGGCGATCCGAAAGGCATCCTCCCCCATGAATGCCGCCCGCATGGGCCGGGACCGCCGGCGGCCGCTCCGGCCTGACTGGGAACAGGTAAAGAACGATGTCATGCGGAAGGCGGTGCGGGCCAAGTTTTTCCAGCACCCGGATATCGCGGAGATATTGCTGAACACCGGCCATGCCCGGCTGGTGGAACACACGGGAAATGACAGCTATTGGGGCGACGGCGGCCACGGACGGGGGCGCAATATGCTGGGACAGATTCTTACGGAGATCCGGGAAATGCTCAGGAACGGAGAGAAAAATGAATGAGACCCGTCAGACGGAAAAAGAGCGAAGCTTTATGACAACGCCGCTTTCCGCACGCGGTGTGCCGGTGTTTGTGGTCTATCTGCTGGCGTTTATCGGCGGCGTGTACATCTTAAACCCCGGTGCCGGGGTGATTGAACTGATACCGGACAACATTCCGATTATCGGCAATCTGGACGAGGGGGGCGCGTTTCTGGCGATCTGGTACGGACTGCTGGAGTATTTTGAAGGTCGGAAATACCGGCGACAGGATGATTCAGCCCCGAACTGAGCGATTCCTCTCAGCAAAAGACGGATGCCTGTTTTACCAAAAACGCCGGTTCTCAGGGATGTCGCAACAAATATGTTGCCTGCCGACAGCGCTGACGGGGCCGTAACCCCATCCTGCCGTTGACGGATATCGGTATTTTTATTTTCTCAAAGTCCCTCAGACCGAACGGTGTTCAAAGCGGCGCGCCTGCCCGTAGGGAAAGATGTGGATGACCTTTCCGGCATTGAGATGCGCCTGAGTGGTCTGCCAGAATTTCACGTCAAAGAGATCACCGTGGGCAGACTCAAATACAGCTTTCAGATGGTCGGGAAATCGTATAAACGTCCTGAATTCCTCCGGGAAAACATCCTGATCCCCCACATGAAACCAGGGCTCGGAGGAGAGTTCATCCTCATAACTTCTCGATTTCGGAAATTTTCTGAAATTGCACTCCGTCAGGAGCATCAGCTCGTCATAATCGTAAAACACCACCCGCCCGTGCCGGGTCACGCCGAAATTTTTCAGGAAGAGATCGCCCGGAAAAATATTGCTGGCGGCAAGCTCTTTTATGGCCCGGCCATAGTCGATGACCGCCTCGCGGGCGGCCTCCGTAACCGATTCCCTCACGTAAATGTCAAGGGGGGTCAGACGCCGCTCGGCGTACAGGTGCCGGATAATCACGCGGTCCGCTTTAATGATCACGGAATTGCGGGCCATGCGCCGGAATTCCGCCAGCAGCCCGTCTGAAAAACGGGCACGGCCGAACTCCAGATATTCAAACTCCTGGGCGTCCACCAGCCGTCCGGCCCTGTCGTGCCGGAAGACCAGCTGATAGCGGTTTCGGACCGCATCCCGCGACGTGTTTTTCGGATATTCAAACCGGTCCCTGATGATTTTGAACACCACGTTAAAAGAAGGCAGGGTGAAGACCAGCATGACCATTCCCTTTTCGCCCTTTGCGATTTCAAACTGATCATCGGAAGCTGCGAGGCTCCGGGTCAGCTCGCGGAACAGCTCTGCTTTTCCGTGTTTGTGGAACCCGACGGAGGTGTATATCTCCGAAACCCGTTTCAGCGGGATAATGGTTTTCAGAAAATTGACCATTTCCGACGGGTTGCTGACCTCAGCATGGAAATAGGATCGGGTGAAGCTGAACAGAATGCTGATCTCCCGGCCGGTCAGCAGCACGGCATCGACCATGACCCCCTCCGGCTCACTCAGCAGGGCGATGACCATCGGAAAAATCCGGTGCCCGATGCGGAGTCTGCCGATGATGTAAGCGGCCCTGTCCCGGTAAAATACCGGTTCAATCATCTCCGCCCCGTTGATTTGCCGTGTGCCGATCCGGTTTGCCATATGGTTTTCAAGGGCTTCTGTCACCCGGCGGATATCCCGTTCCATATCCTGAAATTCAAATTCCGAACCATAGGCGCTGATAATTTCCCGGATCAGATCCCGGGGCGTCCACGGTGCGGGGGGCTGCGGGTAGAACCTGCAGACCGGGCACGCCCTGTCCTCGATCCGGGGAATTTTGAAATCGGCAGCAATGAATTCAGCCGCAGGATTGACGCCCACAGTGCCGGAAAGCCTGCGCACCACCGAATTATAAAATGTTTCTGTCAGCTCAAAATCGGTCCGGCCGGCGATCAGAGCGGCATACACCTGTTTCATTGCAGGACCGGCCCCTGTCAGATCCGGCGGATCGCCGTTTTCGCATCTCAGTGCCGCAACGGTCCGGTTGACAGTTTCGGTGTAAAGATCCAGCCGTTCCAGTGCATCCTGGTGAACCCCCTGCCAGTCCCGCTGATTAAACCGGTCCCCGGACCGCCGGGTGATTTCCAGAAATTTTGCCTGATATGTGTCAAATGCGTCACGGATGTGTTCTGCTGCGCATGTCGCGGCATTGTCAATCTTCATTGTTTTTTTCACAGGAACCTCCGGTACTAGGGAAATGGGTTCGGAGCAACACCCATAGAATAATATGAAACAGCGGAAAAACAAGCGGTTATGAAAAAATATGAAATTTTTGAAAGGCTGGGCGAGATATGGGGTCAGGGTAATCTTCATTTTCTGTATTGACTTCAATCTGATGGGGTTTTATATTTTTTCTAAATTTCATAATAATTTCCGTTTATCTGAGAATTCCCCAAACCCTCACCGCATGTCCATGCTGCACCTCAGAGAGGAAAACCATATGGAACCCACACACGATACACACGGCATTACCCTTCACGGCCCGGTCACACCTGAATTTGAACGGATTCTGACCCCCGAAGCCCTTGATTTCGTCGCGATCCTGGCCCGTGAATTCGAGGCCCGGCGCGTGGCGCTGATGGAACGGCGGAAAGAGGTTCAGTCTCAGATTGACAGCGGCATATTGCCCGATTTTCTTCCGGAAACAGCGGATATCCGGAACGGAGACTGGCGCGTTGCCCCGATTCCCGAAGATCTTCAGGACCGCCGCGTGGAGATTACCGGACCGGTGGAGCGGAAGATGGTGATCAATGCCCTCAACTCCGGCGCAAAGACGTTTATGGCCGACCTTGAGGATTCTCACGCCCCCACCTGGGCCGGCACAATTCAGGGGCAGATCAACCTCTGTGACACTGTGGACCGCACCGTTGAATTTATCAGCCCGGAGGGCCGGGAATACCGACTCAGTGATGAGATCGCCACGCTCATTGTCCGGCCCCGTGGCTGGCACCTGGTGGAAAAACACGTTCATGTGGACAGCAATCCGGTTTCCGCCAGCATATTCGACTTTGCCCTCTACTTCTTTCACAACGCGAAAAAACTGACAGAACAGGGGAGCGGCCCCTATTTCTATCTGCCCAAGATGGAGAGTTACCTGGAAGCCCGGCTCTGGAACGATATCTTCATCCGCGCCCAGGAAATCATGGGACTCCCGCACGGGACCATCAAGGCCACGGTGCTGATTGAGACCATTCTTGCGGCCTTTCAGATGGACGAAATTCTGTACGAACTCCGGGACCACATGGCCGGACTCAACTGCGGCCGGTGGGATTATATTTTCAGTTTTATCAAGCGGTTTAAAAACGTGCCGGACTACATCTTCCCGGACCGGGTTCAGATCACCATGACCCGCCACTGTATGCACTCCTATTCCCTGCTGGCCATTCAGACCTGTCATCGGCGCGGGGCACACGCCATCGGCGGCATGGCCGCACAGATTCCCATAAAAAACGATCCGCAGGCCAATGCGGCTGCGCTGGAAAAGGTGCGGGAGGATAAGATCCGCGAGGCCACGGACGGCCATGACGGCACATGGGTGGCCCATCCGGGGCTGGTGCCCATCGCGCTGGAACAGTTCGACAAGGCCATGCCCGATGCCAATCAGGTGAACCGGTTGCGGGAGGATATCAGGATTACGGCGGCGGATCTGCTGAAACGGCCCCAGGGAACGATTACCGAACCGGGGCTTCGCACCAATATCAGCGTGGGGATTCAGTATATGGCCTCCTGGCTCTCCGGCAACGGGTGCGTGCCCATCAACCACCTGATGGAGGATGCGGCCACGGCTGAAATCTCCCGGACCCAGGTCTGGCAGTGGGTGCATCACCCGCAGGGAATTCTGGAAGACGGCCGCAGGGTGACGCCTGACCTGTTCCGAACAGTCATGGCCGAGGAGATGGAAAAGATCCGGCAGACGGTCGGAGAAACGCGGTTTGCCGCAGGAAATTACGAAAAGGCCGCGCAATTGTTTGACGAAATTATCACCGACGATGATCTGGCGGAATTTTTAACGCTCCGGGCCTATGAATATCTCGACTGAGGTTAATTCATACCGAATGGTTTCGCAAACAGTCTGTCCCATTTATCTGCTGTCATTTTGCTGAAGGTTATAATCAAGTTATTCCGAATAGTTACTGAGCATTACTTTCACAGGAATGACGGTTTTTCAGACTTTTTGTGAACTCATCATAAACAGTGTGCGGAGACCGGAAGAGCAGAGCGATGCAGACATCTTCTCAGGAAAAAAGGCCGCCCCGCCAATGGGCAGGTTATCGTGCCGGACGCCCGTACACCGGGCAGTCAACTGGCAAGCTGAAATAAATAAGGAGCCGCGTATGAAGACCATCGAAGAAAAGGCAATAGAACTGGAAGAAAAGCTTTCGTGTCATGAAATCGACTTTGGTGAAATTGAGGATCTGGAGAATCGGTGGAAAAAAGACCCCCGGTGGGCAGGGATTGTCCGCCCCTACACGGCGGGAGAGGTTCTCAACCTGCGCGGGACACTCAGGGTGGAACATACCTTTGCCAGGGCCGGGGCCAAGCGGCTGTGGCGGCTTCTTCAGACCGAGCCTTTTGTGGCCGCGCTGGGGGCCCTGACCGGCAATCAGGCCGTGCAGCAGGTCGAAGCGGGCCTCAAGGCAATCTACCTGAGCGGCTGGCAGGTGGCTGCCGATAACAATCTGGCCGGCGAGATGTACCCGGATCAGAGTCTGTATCCGGCCAACAGCGTTCCAAATGTGGTACACCGGATCAACAACGCCCTGCGACGGGCCGATCAGATCCAGGTGCTCGATTGCCGCAAGGGCGGGCCGTACTGGTTTGCGCCCATTGTGGCCGATGCCGAGGCCGGGTTCGGCGGCCCTCTGAACGCCTATGAACTGATGAAGGCCATGATCGGGGCCGGTGCGGCAGGGGTCCATTATGAGGATCAGCTGGCGTCGGCCAAGAAATGCGGCCACATGGGCGGCAAGGTGCTGGTGCCGACGCGGGAGTTTATCACCAAGCTGGTGGCGGCCCGGCTGGCGGCAGATGTGTGCGATGTGCCCACAATTCTCATTGCCCGGACCGATGCGGACGCAGCCAAACTGATCACCAGCGATATTGACGAGCGGGACCGCCCTTTTATTACCGGTCCGAAGCGGACGAGCGAAGGGTTTTTCCAGGTCCGGGGCGGGGTGGAATCGGCCATTGCCAGGGGACTGGCCTATGCGCCCTATGCGGACATGATCTGGTGTGAAACCTCGCGGCCCGATCTGGAGCAGGCCAGAAAATTCGCAGAGGGGATTCACGCGGAATTTCCCGGCAAGCTGCTGAGTTATAACTGCTCACCGTCGTTCAACTGGAAGGCCCATCTCGATAACGCCACCATTGCCAGATTTCAGCGGGAGCTGGCGGCAATGGGATATAAATTCCAGTTCGTCACCCTGGCGGGGTTTCATACCCTCAACCTGGGGATGTTCGATCTGGCCCAGAGTTATCAGAAAGAGGGAATGGCGGCCTATTCAGAGTTTCAGCAGGAGGAGTTCCGGCATGAAAAAAGCGAGGGCTATATGGCGACCAGCCATCAGCGGTTTGTGGGGGCCGGTTATTTTGACCGCCTGATGAACGCCATCACCGGGGGCGATACCTCTGTGGAAGCCCTGAAAGGCTCAACCGAGGAAGAGCAGTTTTAGCGGATTCGGATATCCGCTCTTCTGAAGGATGCCGGGCCTCATATCAAAATTAAATTGACGGTTGATGAATGCCTGTTTGCGTGAAATTTACACCGCCCCCGTCTCTTAGGGCCTGTAAAAAAATAAACTGTTCAATGGCAATCTGCGGAAGCATCATTCATATGGCTTGAAGGTTGAAGATTGTCCAGGTTGTTTCGTTACAAGCCCTTAGACTTTGACGGAACAGCAGCATAACTGGAAATTTTCAAAAAAATAATACCTGAGTAAAACCTGAGCAGCATGGATCTGACCCATTACCAGAATTATGTCATTCCTAACGAATGTGAGGAACCTTAAAATTTCTCAGTCCACCCAAAATGACAGTTATCCGGGTGTGGTAAAAGAACTTAGGAGTTTGAAAAAATAAAAATGCCGATATCCGTCAACGGTAGGACGGGGTTACGCCCCCGTCAGCGCTGTCGGCAGGCAACATATCTGTTTCAACATCCCTTATTTGACAGTACAGTTACAAGATAAAAACCATTCAGACATATCACATAACGCGCCAATTGTCCCCGCAGGTATCTTGTCAGAAAGCAGGGGCTGATCATAAACCCATATATTTCCAAGGAGATCATTTATGACAACGCCGAGTAAGGAGGAAAGAAGGAAAAACGTCATTGAGGTTCTGAACAAGGCAAGGGCGATGGAGCTTCAGGCGATCCACCAGTACATGAATCAGCATTATAACCTGGATGATATGGACTACGGCGAACTGGCAGCCAAAATCAAGCTGATCGCCATTGATGAAATGCGTCATGCGGAAATGTTTGCAGAGCGGATCAAAGAGCTGGGCGGCGAGCCGACGACGGACCTGGCGGGCAAGGTTGAAAAAAGACAGGATGTCAAAGCGGTCTTTCCATTCGACGCCGCCCTTGAAGATGACACCGTTGATATCTACAACCAGTTTCTTCAGGTCTGCCGGGAGAACGGCGACAGCTCAACCATGAAGATATTTGAATCGGTCATCGACGAAGAGCAATTGCACCTCAATTACTTTGAGAATATTGCCGAACATATAGAAAAACTGGGCAACTCATATCTTGCCCGCATTGCCGGGACGTCGTCGGCCACGGGCCTGGGGACAAGCGGCTTTGCTGTGAGCGAAGGGGGATGATTCCGCATAGCTCCTGATCCCTTTCCCGCTTTATTCTGACAGGCCGGCTGGAAACGCCAGCCTGTCAGCACCGTTCGGAAACGCCGGATCGTTTTCGGCGGGGCGTTACCGTAACGCGGCAGGAATGCCGTACCCTATTTCCCCGTAAATATGGGTTTCCGTTTCTCGGCAAAGGCGGTCATGGCTTCCATAAGATCAGCGGACGGGATGATGTTGGTGCTGACGGACGCCACATACCGCAGGCCGTCTGTCACAGATTTGCCGACGCCATCGTTCAGGACATCCTTGGAGGCCTGCACCGCCAGGGGCGAATTTTCCGCGATCTCCGCCGCCATTTTTTCCGCGCCCTCAAAAAGCGTCTCTTTCGATTCAAACACCCCGCTGACCAGCAGGATCTCTTTGGCCCGCTCCGCATTGAAATTTTTGGCGGTGAAGGCAAGCTCTCTGGCAATCCCCTGCCCGACGATCAGCGGAATACGCTGCAACACGCCCACATCCGCCACAAAACCGACCGCCGCCTCTTTGAGCGAGAAGACCGCGTCGGATGCACAGAGCCGGATGTCACAGGCCGTTGCCATGTCAAGTCCGGCCCCGATGCAGTGGCCGTGAATGGCCGCGATGACCGGCTTTTTGCACCGCTCGATACAGGTCATGGTCTCCTGCAGCGCCTGAATTCTGGGAAGCAGCCGCCATTTCACCCCGCCCTTCTGTTCGTTGTCCAGCATCTCCGGCAGGGCCGGAATCATCCCCATCAGGTCTATACCGGCCGTAAAGCAGTCCCCTTTTCCGGCCACGATGACCACGCGGATCTCCGGGTCGGCATCCAGATCCTCAAAGATCGGTATGGCCTCTTTCCACGCCGGGGGATTCATGGCGTTCTTTTTGTCCGGCCGGTTCAGCCAGACCCATGCAACAGGCGGTTTCTTTTCCACAAGATAAAATTCATACTCGCTCATTACCCTTCTCCTTTTTCGCAGTTGAGATCACAGAACATCAGGTTATCCGGCAATCCGGTAGTAAAGTCCGCTTGTAACAGCCCAGGCCAGTATCAAAGCCGTTGCCACCATACATATGGCCGCAAAGGATTTGTCGAAAAACCGCTCCGGCCGCCGTTCCCGATACGCCAGCAGCCAGCCCAGAGCGATTCCGGCAATGATGCCGCCCCCGTGCCCCCAGTTATTGATCCCCGGCATCAGGCCGAAAAGAAATATGCCCAGCACCCAGCCGCTGACCTGTTTGTAAACCGCCTGCCCGAAAGTGCCGCCCCGGCTTTTGCCGTAATACAGGGCCGCACCGATGAGACCGCATACACCGGCTGAAGCGCCGATGGTAAACCGCACACCGGCCAGCCAGGAGACCGCATACCCGGCCACACCGGCCAGGGTGTAGAGGATCATCAGCCGGTATGTGCCGTACACCTGATAAATCAGGGTACCGATATGCCGGAACGCGATCATATTGAACACAATGTGGAGCAGGCTGCCGTGGAGATAATTGGCGGACAGCAGGGTCCACCAGCGGTTCATGTGGTCAATGGGGATGGTGCCGGTGGCGCCCAGCAGCAACAGGCTGTCATTGGACGGAGAAAAGGCACGGAACGGGTTGGCAAGTCCCATTGTGGGGGGATAGAGCAAAAGGGTGAGCAGGTAAATGGCCGCATTAACAGTGATAATGGTTCGGATGAGGTGTTCACCGTTGCCAAATCCCCGGATCAGAAAATTGTTCTTGAAGTGGGAGCCGGGGGAACCTGTGCCGCAGTAGGGACATCGGGGTTCGTCGATACTGATGAGCTTGTTGCAGTTGGGGCATAAAATGGAATGTCTTTGTCTGTCTGTCATCTGATTCCGTTCCGGGGTTGAGGTTCCGACAAAAGCCAGGGTGCGGAAGCGACGCTTTCGCACCCTGGCTGTCAGCACAATTGATCTTAGGGAATTTCATTAAATAAAACGACCACATCACCTCGTCAATACGTCCCCCTGTCCTGAAACAGCATTCAGACTCAAAGTCTGAACTCCTCCGGCACAATATCCGGGAGTTCGGAACCCAGATCTGAGATCCGGTGGGGATGAATTTACTGCCGGAGTGCTACCGATACCATTTAACGACGGGACGGGGTACGTCGCCACGGTGAATGACGGATGCGGAACTCAGCGCCGCCAGAGGGCAGACTGTTTGTGATGAAACACCCGCGCCACATCAGTCTGCCAGTTCCCGTGATTTCCGAAAGGCCTGATCTGCGGCCTCATCCTCCCCCCGTTGCTGAAACGACTCCCCGATGATGCGCCAGTTTTGCGCCTGTAGCTCGCGGTTTCCCCTGGCCAGCAGATTCGACTTTTTCGCCAGCTGCTCGGCCTGCGCATAGTTGCCCCGTTCCAGTTGAATCTGCGCCGTCAGGTGCCACAGTTCCGGGTTGGTAGAATCAATGCGAATCGCCCGTTCGGCAGTGGCAAAGGCGCGGTCAAGGTCTCCCTGCTCCATCTGCTGCCGGGCCTTATCCGCCAGGGGCGTCACAGCCGCAATCAGCTGGCCGTCCCCGGCGTTTCCGGCGGTTTCCCCGCCGATACGCGGCGTGGGTTTGGGAGCGGACGGCGCCGTGGGATATTCCGTGGGGGGATATTCCGAAACCCCGGCAGGGGCGTCCGGCGGGGACGGTATCGTCTGCGATGTCTGGGATACCGTCCGCTCAGGGGGCGGCACCCAGAGCGGACGCCCCTGTTCATCATAAATGGGAGATGGTTTCCGGGAGTGTACCGGCGGCGCAGGCGTGGCACATCCGTAAAAGGCAAATCCGGTCGCCATCACGATCATCAGTAAAAATCTCGATTTTAATTTCATCAGAATAAATCCTTCAGCCAGTCAAGCAGATTTTCGTTTTGTTTTTTCTGTACGCCGGGCGTGGGCTGTTTCCGGTACATCCGGCCTGCCGAATCACAGGCGACCGCCTCTTTGGGTTCCGAACCGGCGATAAAGGGGATCGAAATGGCGCCCGGGCAGGACTCATCCGTCTGGTAGCCGGTGTCGGGGTCCACAATGACCCACCGGATATTTTCAGGCTGGGAAACCCGGAGGGGCGCGTTGGGGATGCGGGACATGAAATCCCCCCAGACCCGGAGCGCACCGGATGCGCCGGTCAGGCCGCAGGGTTTGTTATCGTCCCGGCCCACCCAGACCACGGCCAGATGATCTCCGGTAAATCCCGCAAACCAGCTGTCCCGCAGGTCGTTGGAGGTACCGGTCTTTCCGGCCACCCCCATATTCCGGGGCAGCATGTTTTGCAGGGCGCGCCCTGTGCCCTCGGCCACCACGGCCTGAAGGGCCTTGCCGAGCAGATATACCGCCCCCGGCTCGACATTTTCCCGGACCGAAAGCGGGTAGCGCTGAAGCGGTGTGCCGTCAGGCTGGTAAACCGCGTGGATGGCCCGGATGGGCGAGTAAAATCCGCCGGACGCCAGCGTCTGATACATCTGAGCCACTTCGGTGACGGACATGGGAACGGTCCCCAGAAGCGCCGACGGATAAGGCGCAAACTCCCGTTCCACGCCCAGCTGGTGAAGGGTGGCAAAGACATTCTCAAGCCCCATCTCCATTCCCAGCCGCACAGTTGCCACGTTGTACGAATGGGCCAGCGCGGAATAGAGGGGCACAAGGCCGTGATACCGGCGGTCATAATTCTGGGGAACCCAGTCGCCGCCGTCTTTGCCGCCTTTGACCCGTATGACGGAATCGTCCAGCGGGGTGATCAGGTTATACTGCTCCGGGTATTGCAGGGCGGTCAGGTACACGGCAGGCTTGATCAGCGAGCCGATGGGCCGGCGGGCGTCCAGCGCACGGTTGAATCCGTATGCGCCCGGTTTTCTGGCTCCGGCCAGGGCCAGCACCTCGTTGCCCCCGGGCGAGGTGACAATGGCGGCAGCCTCAAGCTTGCCCGAAGCCAGCTTCCGCTGGGATTCGAGACTGGCCAGCCGGGCCGCAACCGATTTTTCCACGGCCAACTGAATCCGGGGATCAAAGGCCGTGAAGATGCGCAGCCCCTCTGTTCTCAGATCCT
This window encodes:
- a CDS encoding rhomboid family intramembrane serine protease, yielding MTDRQRHSILCPNCNKLISIDEPRCPYCGTGSPGSHFKNNFLIRGFGNGEHLIRTIITVNAAIYLLTLLLYPPTMGLANPFRAFSPSNDSLLLLGATGTIPIDHMNRWWTLLSANYLHGSLLHIVFNMIAFRHIGTLIYQVYGTYRLMILYTLAGVAGYAVSWLAGVRFTIGASAGVCGLIGAALYYGKSRGGTFGQAVYKQVSGWVLGIFLFGLMPGINNWGHGGGIIAGIALGWLLAYRERRPERFFDKSFAAICMVATALILAWAVTSGLYYRIAG
- a CDS encoding tetratricopeptide repeat protein, encoding MKLKSRFLLMIVMATGFAFYGCATPAPPVHSRKPSPIYDEQGRPLWVPPPERTVSQTSQTIPSPPDAPAGVSEYPPTEYPTAPSAPKPTPRIGGETAGNAGDGQLIAAVTPLADKARQQMEQGDLDRAFATAERAIRIDSTNPELWHLTAQIQLERGNYAQAEQLAKKSNLLARGNRELQAQNWRIIGESFQQRGEDEAADQAFRKSRELAD
- the mrcB gene encoding penicillin-binding protein 1B — translated: MALSGIFTRERLRLIKKIVFFGILFAGIALILYTLYLGVAAKIRFAGKKWELPARIYARPLEIYPGMTLKPEMLAQELDLMRYRRVGRLDAPGSYSRFKDIFTLHTRPFRFEDGDEPARKIRITFRNGKISALKEMTSGAAPGLVRIDPALIGSFYPTHNEDRLWVKFKDISPLIKQAVLAIEDRDFYTHHGVKPTAILRALIVNLREGRTVQGGSTLTQQLVKNLFLTHQQTLRRKFDEAIMALSLELFYEKDRIFEAYLNEVYMGQDGKRAIHGFGMASRFYFNRSLTDLRSHEIALLVGLLKGPSTYDPRRFPERALQRRNLVLKVMKAEGLLRSDEAEKAMRSRLGAVSDPPSGTTKFPAFLDLVRRNLLIEYKEEDLRTEGLRIFTAFDPRIQLAVEKSVAARLASLESQRKLASGKLEAAAIVTSPGGNEVLALAGARKPGAYGFNRALDARRPIGSLIKPAVYLTALQYPEQYNLITPLDDSVIRVKGGKDGGDWVPQNYDRRYHGLVPLYSALAHSYNVATVRLGMEMGLENVFATLHQLGVEREFAPYPSALLGTVPMSVTEVAQMYQTLASGGFYSPIRAIHAVYQPDGTPLQRYPLSVRENVEPGAVYLLGKALQAVVAEGTGRALQNMLPRNMGVAGKTGTSNDLRDSWFAGFTGDHLAVVWVGRDDNKPCGLTGASGALRVWGDFMSRIPNAPLRVSQPENIRWVIVDPDTGYQTDESCPGAISIPFIAGSEPKEAVACDSAGRMYRKQPTPGVQKKQNENLLDWLKDLF